One Etheostoma spectabile isolate EspeVRDwgs_2016 unplaced genomic scaffold, UIUC_Espe_1.0 scaffold00019009, whole genome shotgun sequence DNA window includes the following coding sequences:
- the LOC116683482 gene encoding uncharacterized protein LOC116683482 yields MAAEIYKHKAYPSTKNIVMAAEALVSKHPCLKEKGSKTGYEGWKNSLRFKMGNYRTKLSRAGIKDVAVNAGKRSRTYPEGGASRANIKRPRRGEINFLPSYPQRETKDTLENQRLEMVEQFKKTVIDRDMIMIHQHMQRTFALRREEIVNSAPPIAELKDRWPALFCEAQLYSEFHRITNQNLPYSFFVALDKYTPQLLKLQKEEDWRFWREDGGSFDGI; encoded by the exons ATGGCTGCTGAAATATATAAGCATAAAGCTTATCCTAGTACTAAAAATATTGTCATGGCTGCAGAGGCTTTGGTGAGCAAACATCCCTGTCTAAAAGAAAAAGGTTCCAAAACAGGGTATGAGGGTTGGAAGAACAGCCTGCGTTTCAAGATGGGCAACTACAGGACCAAACTGAGCAGGGCAGGCATTAAGGATGTGGCTGTGAATGCAGGAAAGCGCAGCAGGACCTATCCAGAAGGTGGAGCATCCAGGGCCAACATCAAAAGACCCAGAAGAGGAGAAATAAACTTCCTGCCCAGTTATCCCCAACGAGAAACTAAGGACACACTGGAGAACCAGAGGCTTGAGATGGTGGAGCAGTTCAAGAAGACGGTGATTGATAGAGACATGATTATGATCCATCAACATATGCAGCGCACCTTTGCACTCAGGCGTGAAGAAATTGTAAATTCAGCTCCTCCCATTGCTGAACTGAAAGACAGATGGCCTGCACTCTTTTGTGAAGCCCAA CTCTACAGTGAATTCCACAGGATCACCAATCAAAATCTACCGTATTCCTTCTTTGTTGCACTTGACAAGTACACACCTCAGCTGTTGAAGCTACAAAAAGAGGAAGACTGGAGGTTTTGGCGAGAAGATGGAGGAAGTTTTGATGGCATATGA